taccttgccttggttttctgaaacaaagtacctgatagctgctctgtaggagtatgacctaccatcctttgagaagtttctgctacatatACATCTAACATcaacgaatagagtcagagtccacttcttcatgttcattctcttgtcatgctttaatcatactcatgcattagtttataacattgttgttgtcaataaaatgttcatgctatgtattaaaatgaaaatacaataagAACTGGcatagagcaaagtgtaaacctcgatttgaggccgcgggtgggcgtatgttcgaatgaaaactcgccgttcgcgattaaacgcccagtcccctaataagcctagacttcttgcagaaaagggtgggcgtattttcgcgagggtacggtaatgaaagcaccgcaggtgctgatgcctcggtggaggtgtcaaagctaaagCTATATTAGCTATTTTAGCACTAGCTTTttttacacacattatatcaaaTCATGATGCATAAAAATTAAGCTAGCTCTTGGACGtacatgctgtttgtctgccaccAATCTATATAccagtaattcccaggctgaagacagtcatcagagaaggtggggctcttagtgtGGTTTTTAcagaggaagggggggctccagcccagaggaggtacgacatccgcgtgtcatccgCATGTCTTTAACACATACATTctttaggtcaaagttcggaatgtgtgtgttaaagacatgcggatgacacgcggacgtcgtacctcctctggctccagcccccaaagccctgcccctccctacgcccctggCATGGGGTAAtaatcaaccatgattgttgttaaaaacgatggATGCCTAAAGTCCCAAGTCTAAAATGACTTAattcagcagagccttgcagctctctagtcttctcactcttgcagctaccaatatctAGCGctctagtacagagctaactactataagtagagtagcaacactctgtgGACAAGTtattctacgcactcttctgaaaaggctgcaatggcattccaagtaagcaaaactaggcataagtcgagaacgaagcattattttgcaaatccacgaattgaaatccatgactagaagcctatatagaaactcttacttgcacttcttgagcagctgtagcagtctacacacagacagacagacagatagacagacaaacacacaaacacactaccgtatacctcgcttgcgcatgcacataatGAATGTTACGCCCTGACAGCTAGCCATTATTGTCTTGCCAGgctttacataattatgtataatacatTACTAGATCTAGGAAgtgtgggtggggctgattAACTGCATGGCAATACTTTGCAGGTACACTTACTTGAATCATTATCAGAGGTATTATCTCCTTCATCTGGTTGACTCTATATACGAAAGAATGAGGATTAGTACCTGCATGCGCAGTTAGCAcattataatcatacaatCCATGGACACCAACAACATGCAGCAGAGCTACCACTATATAAATTAGAGGGCTGAATGACAACAAACTTGATACGTACCTCAGCTGGATAATGCACATCCCTACAGTGTAGCTGTAAGACCCCTTGACTCTGTAGAGCACGTTCTTGATCCGTTGACAGTGGAAAGATGTCACTTGTGATAAAATACGGCAACGAAAATATTAGTTCGATACAACCATCATCAATTTTAACGAGTTTTAAAACACCATCATTCAGGTTCAAGATTGAACTTAAATTCGATTCGAATAACTTCAGTCGACTCATTTCACAATTGTCGTAGGTAGAATCGAGCTTTACAATCATAGTGACGGTATCTTCTCTAGAGTTTGACCTAATCTCTCCTTTCACTACTCGCCTCTTAGCATACTCAATAAAATCGGTTTTGTACTGTCTCATGTTTTCTTTGTCGATATCTGTTCCAAGGCGGTTAGTAATCAGCTCCACCATATAATAGTCAAAGAAGGAGAAGTAGTCAGCAATAATTTGCCAAACTTCCGCAGTATTAGAACATTTCGAAAGTTTCTCTCTTTGACCTCCGAAAACACACGGATTTCCTTTATCAAATACTTTCTTTAAACAGTTAATCCCCACCAAACAAGTTACTAAAGAGTCTTTAGTAATTTCATGTGATTGGTTTAGTTGTGACACAAGATCGCCAAACTTCATTTCCATCTTCATCGAATCTACTTCTAACTTTTCTATGGATAGAGACGTATTAAATTTTTTGCAAAGTAGTTGACTGGTAGTACCTGCATGAAAGTCAATGCTGTGTTACATACACGATTGTACAATCACGTACACTAACATGCAGTTGGTTTAACTGCAACGACGAAAGATgggacatataattataattatagttatagagCTAATTAgaccactccaaatgagactgcaTGTAGTTTCGTCAGATGCTGCTGTAAAAAATGTAAGCCCGGACAGGAGCATTACTATCATTactatgaatattgttgtAAACATGCGACGTCATTGATGAACTTCATTAAAGAACCACAACAATTGAGAAATAATGTCAAtaatgactataataatagcaatGGCATGAAGCGCAGAGGATAGGAAACTACAGCCGTATTTGGAGTGGCCATATGTTAATAAGTTATAAGTCAttatacataaaattaatgcagcATTTTTGTGAGCAGAACcagaatacacaaacaaacacacacatacagacacactAAAATTATTAATCCCTGGCCACGCTTACACAATTGGATTACTCACTACATTGTACTGAGTTAGTGCTAGCTTACTGTCTGACGAATCGTTTTCTTGGGTGCTTTGAGTTATCTGTGTGTGCAAATAGGAGATTGTATAATATACCTGGTAAAAGATCAGAAAATGTAGTACTCAGTGGTAACTATGGTGTTTATAATTAGTATAACAGAacggctaagagtgcaatatgggataaTAGCATGAGTAACAACCAATGGCTAATGCACGAGAATCAGCcacttgccagtgcttgttattaATCCATACTCTAATCGTGTATCCCTGCAGTTTTTATTAACATTTTTGGCcacggccgttattcgaaaacaatacgttgtcattgacagcgtgcaattacagtcactaatagcacatcataaTTCGATTATAATTGATACTATTAAGGTacgtacaaaactgtaaatgCCCTAATTGGATTTACCTTAAGTTCTTCTCTGTTTTTCTCTGtaaaatgtgtgtgcatgtaaacAGGCGAGTTATAACTAGTACTTTAAGGTAAAGCGTACATGTCAGAGAATAAACCTTATATTAATAGCCACTCACTTTCAACATATTCCTCTATCGCTTCAGCTACATCATTTCTTGCCACTGTAGAGTTCCTGAGAGCAGTACACATACCTCTCCAAGTTAGAGGACCACCTGACTGCAGTCGACGAGCTAGGGCCTCACGTAAACACACATCATTGTCACCACGGTACGTATCACGAAAATTGGCTAAGTCAGTATAGCTCAAATTCAACGCAAGTCCCAAATCAAACCACTTTGGACTAGCACTCCTCACCTTCTCACATACCTCAAATAAGTCAGAGATAGACACAACGGTATCTGTATTACAATTAAATATAATTCGTATCATAACATCAGCTAGGAAACACATACCCATTCCAGGTCCAGGGTTTAGCTCCACATCTCCGGCCAATAACAGGAGAAGAGAGAAGGAGTAGACAACTATTACTCCTATCAAGATCACAGTAATGGTGCGGCTAAAACAAGTATTTGATGAGTGATGAGGTGTGAATTCTTCTTTCCTTTCAGGAACCATATCTTCATAGCAACAGTTACAAGAAGGAGCTCTGTTCCTAATTGGATCATGACGTGTATTTAGTAATGATTTGATCACAGACTTTTCACAATTGCTGGTAGCATCTTCAGCCAGGAACAGACTCAAGCTGCAATACTGGGTCAGCAACACCATTGCGACTACAATATTAATAACATCACAGTGTAGCATCTGGTTAGTCAGGGAAGCATGACGTGACCGCCCTCCTCTTCCACCATTGAATAACCCAATACGAGCTCTCCACAACTCAACATCAACGCCCATTttaaagggggggggggcaatctataatttattataagtacataattgtttcagtacacacataaaATACGTATATAGATATGCAAGCAAACAATAAATCTATACGATTGACGGTAAATTTGACGGTAAATAATTGCGTACGCATACGGAATAACATAGCTAATTACACTGCTTTCAAATGTAAGCAATTAAAGGAGAACCACCTAACATCCTTCGATATCTAGCCTAGAATTAGGAACTAAGAACTAGATTTAGCCACACACTGTACCTGTATATAGCTCTGTTGTTGTCTTGTCTATAACAAGGGCCAACTTGCAAACAGCTCACTAGcctaatcggccttgaatcgaggctaacagcTCACCTGACTCAGACCTCAGTGACCATTGTGGGGGCGTGCACAGAAACATGTACCACACAGCATGCAGTGGtctagcctagcctcgatcccaggccgagttttcgcttttataacggttaggcgaacaactgggcctggtactagttgtctgcgcatgcgtcaaattttcattgtatttgtggtcggcaaagatatttaataaatcaataattgaaatttgtacacagaaaatgcacagagtgagtacacaaagatgcacatagggagctgcttcacaagggcctggggagttgccagttgtgctgcagcacgattacagtgacccagggcaacttcaagatgattgaatgccttcaaattacgtttcaacgatttagcaggctgctggacttctctgattctaggccccaacttgtaactcagttaaactttgcttgagaaaacgtagattctcttgatgcctctgagctacccagcaacactCGAACGatcaggtcatactccagtcctgtaagtataggacaatattaaagaaaccaaacacggttaaacccttaccttaaactgtccagtcttgTCCGTTAGTATGGCCAAGAGGAAcaatgttgggatagctggatagtagccattgctcctgtacagagaagtagacattcaaaatacgtgtagatctactgtatacatgtacatattaaatttctcgtattaaacaggttatagtgtcattgtcgacgagctgatgatggcagcaccaagttctctagctcacactcttcacttgatccaccatattaatgatgatactATAGATCTTTTAATACCAAACATGAACACGACTTGACAtgatagcatagggcccacacaaaaatatctgaccttaacaagcttgacaaagctttataccttttcccttgttgttcagtcttcagaataatgttttctaagcttcagagaagagagaagcttcagctaagagccattccaataatgataaaacgggaactgacttctagtacacgatagtacacgaatataaatgtcacgaaagtgaacgagaatatccattcgtcagaatctgacgaacgactgacgcatgcgcagacaactagtaccaggcccagttgttcgcctaaccgttataaaagcgaaaactcggcctgagatcgaggctatggTCTAGCCAAGATCCACACTGACAGATTATAGCTAGAGACACCTTACATGTGTAGATGATGAATAGTGTTGTTCCAGAAAAGCCTATGCATAAAACAATACGATGAAACTTTCGAAATATTTTCAAACAACGTACGTTTTATAGGGTAAAAATAACAATGCACAAAAAGTATGAATAGTTTTTCCCTCACCAGTCACCACTAAATACAAATTGTTGTAGTGTTCATGtcagttttttttttattgcttCGTTCCCTAGCTATGGCTATAAGTTTGCTATTTTGAGCAGAAAGGGGTTTGTATGGCatcattttgagcataatacatgtaggcaTATTATAATAGGCACCTTTATAATAATAGGTATAGGTTTTGGGAGTACTATAGTcatagtataaacatttgtAGGCCTGGATGGTAGTTAATTATCTCCTTAGGACTAGCATTCTGATAAGAGTCATGTGGCCATTATATATAGAAGATATGGGGTGTggtctatgttgtgctttgtTTATGTTTATGTTATGTCcatgttgtgctttggagaAATAATGTGGGAAATAAGCAATTTAGCTGTAACGTTGAACAAAAAAGAATAGAATGGTAACATCTCGAGCATATAAATCTATACTGCTGCATGGTGTTGTAGCTTCATTGCCGTAAAGTTTTAATtaaattggcacctccaccgagggcatctgcacccgcagtgctttcattacacATGCACTTTTTATTTAAAAACTTAACCAcccccataataattatgtcatcattGAATTGAATTGAATTGAAATAAAACACATTGTAATTGAAGGACAGCAAACAAGGTTCTAAATAGTGTTCAAATAGTCTGGTTACAGTCGAGTTCACTTTGGGACACAGCAATCGATGCCTTTCTTGGGGCATTTACAGTTGGGTCCACACTTGCAGTCTGCACCAGCACATCCCTTACACACACAAGGGCAGCAATTTCCAGCACACTTGTCTCCACACTGGCAATCAGGGCCACACTTGCAGTCAACTATAGGAGAGAAATAACAAGATTAGGTACAAAAGTCTCGTCTAGTGGTAGTGAAAACAAAGGCCATAATCACACAAATTAGAGCAAttagcttttgcttgctttGAATCGACAACGAGGCAGCCAACAAAATTCCAAATAATAAAATAAACTTACTACGTTTGCAAGGTCCAGCTACACAGCAATCGATGCCTTTCTTGGGGCATTTGCAGTTGGGTCCACACTTGCAGTCTGCACCAGCACATCtcttacacacacagaggcaacAGCCACTCTCTCCAGCAGTACACTTGTCACCACACTGACAGTCAGGGCCACAGTTACAGTTGCCTGTGTAGGGAGGAAACAAATCGATGAACAACTTGCTTAAAACACAAAGGAGATAAATTCATGGAAAAGTCACAGAGATTTAGACAATAGACAAAAGAAGAGAGACTTACTGCATTTGCAAGGTCCAGCTACACAGCAATCGATGCCTTTCTTGGGGCATTTACAGTTGGGTCCACACTTGCAGTCTGCACCAGCACATCCCTTACACACACAAGGACAGCAATTTCCAGTACACTTGTCTCCACACTGGCAGTCAGGGCCACACTTGCAGTCAGCTATAGGAGAGAAAAGTTTACAGTAAATTCTAGTTGAAGAAGAATAGACAGGCAGGAAAGAAACAAGCCATACACTAAACAACTTACCGCATTTGCAAGGTCCAGCTACACAGCAATCGATGCCTTTCTTGGGGCATTTGCAGTTGGGTCCACACTTGCAGTCTACACCAGCACAtcccttacacacacagaggcaacAGCCACTCTCTCCACCAGTACACTTGTCACCACACTGACAGTCAGGGCCACAGTTACAGTTGCCTGTAAGAGAAGAAATGAATCGATGAACAACTTGCTTTATAAACACAAAGCAAATGAATACATGGAAAAGCCACAGAGATTTAGACAATAGACAAAAGAAGAGAGACTTACTGCATTTGCAAGGTCCAGCTACACAGCAATCGATGCCTTTCTTGGGGCATTTGCAGTTGGGTCCACACTTGCAGTCGGCACCAGCACATCCCTTACAAACACAAGGACAGCAATTTCCATCACACTTGTCTCCACACTGGTAGTCAGGGCACTTGCAGTCAGCTATAGTAGGAGAGAAATTAACGAATAAGATTAGGTACAAAGGTCTCCATAAAAGGTTAAGTGGTAGTGAAAAGCCACAATATTCCAAATGATAACATAAACTTACTGCGTTTGCAAGGTCCAGCTACACAGCAATCGATGCCTTTCTTGGGGCATTTACAGTTGGGCCCACACTTGCAGTCTGCACCAGCACATCtcttacacacacagaggcaacAGCCACTCTCTCCACCAGTACACTTGTCACCACACTGACAGTCAGGGCCACAGTTACAGTTGCCTGCAAGTGTAGGGAGGAAATAATACTATAAAGCAGTGCTTTTACAAATGAGCCATGAAACTGATACACTAGATATATGCAGTCTAGTCACAGACTTACTGCACTTGCAGGGTCCAGCTGTAGTTGGTTTGTCCGCCATTTCTGATTATTGAGAGTTCTTGAGAGATTGTTGAGAGTTGGTTCTAGTTCTTTTAGTTTCTGCTGCTTGAAATCGTTGCTGAATGATGTGCACTGACTTGGTTGCTTTATAAAAAGTGCACAGTTTTCCACACGACGGTGGCCGTGTGCAAATAATTTCGCTGAGGGCACTTTTGCACTCGGCAGCCAAGTGCACAAtcaattattatgcctcggtgtgcatgcgcaagcgaggtatacgtttgtgtgtctgtgtgtgtgtgtatctgtgtatctgtgtgtgtagactgctacagctgctcaaggatgaatcaagtgcaagtaagagtttctataggcttctagtcatgtttacttggattttaattcgtggatttgcaaaataatgcttcgttctcgagttatgcctagttttgcttacttggaatgccattgcagccttttcagaagagcacgtagtcaaacttgtttaccgagtattgctactctacttagtagttagctctgcactagaacgctagctattggtagctgcaagagtgagaagagagctgcaaggctctgcctagtctcgaatacccgcctcaatctttaggttgaggcgggtattcgagactaggctctgccattaattttagcatagatactgtacactccgtggatgtgaaacactTCCGCCCACTACCAAAAGTCCTGAAACACagtggagtgtacagtatctatgattttagacttgaacaaCTTCTggtatcgatcgtttttaacaacaatcatggtcgatcattacccactctataagagtttttgcatgcaaattgtttatcatgtgtgtaaaagctattagtagctttatgttatgtagctttggcatctccaccgaggcatcagcacctacggtgctttcatttcaaGAATGAGCCGCAAGACAATTaatttgcacatgcgcaatacaatgtaaaaaaaaaaaaagtctGTGGTCAACAcaaatacacaaacaaacaattaAATAATGCTTTTAGGGAATGATTGCAAACTCTACAGAATAAGTACATGCTCCACTGGGTCTATCATACCCTCCTACAATCATTATCTGTTGTCTGTCCTCAAAAGCAGCAGCAAAACTCAAACATCGAGGCTCAGACAATTGACCTTTCAGCTCCTTCCAAACATCCTCACCAGCGTGATAGACGTAGACAAGCTTTGTCCCTTTTTGCTGACCTGTCTCGGTGTCAAATTTCCAGCCTCCAATTGCCAATACATGGTTGCGAAATGATACACATGCAGATGTTTTGAATTCCAAATTTTGTATTTTCTTAAAGATGTCTTGATCATCGTTGTGAGATTTAACAAGTTGTGACACTGTTGCTACACAAGCACTCCTTGTTGGAACAAAATCTCCTTCCTTGAACACATATCCTCCTAGTATGTAAAGCATGCCattgcagtggcggatccagaggagggTCCATAGGGTCCCTtgacccccccttttgaagttAACTTTAGAAGGCTTAATgactccagctagctatttatcagtttttgtagctattgtaatttgattcaatgattgtacctgttgttttgatgtatcaactgccaaaagagtgttcaggttagcctaggctagctagttgactgttcgtagcagctagctagctctacgcaagtctattatgggacttcccctggctgagtatgggattttccctagtcacgtgtgaccgaaagtgggcgtaaccccaaAAAATTCGCGCTGCGCGCTCGTTAGTTTGgacccccccctttcatttttactggatccgccactgcattGCATACACAACCAGAAGCATGAAACACTTTGTAAGGAAGACAGGCAACCTCACGCCATATCTTGTCTTGACATGTAACGGTCAAAACATCGACTGTTTGTATTATTCCATGAGCACTGTTACCACCAGCTATGATTAGGCAGCCATTGCTAAACACAACTGTCACTTGGCTTCGTTTGGTTTTCAATTTTGGGTAATTGCTTGAATATATCCATTCTCTGCGAGCAGGATTGGTCAACTGGTAGATAGTATCTGTAAATTCGTCGTCTGGGCCTTGTCGATCTTTTTTACGCTTAATTCCATCGATGGTGTGAAGCTGGAATTGGACAACTCCTTCAACAGGCAATACAACCAAAGAAGCATCTTTGACAGGGCACTTTGCTAATTTTGACCATCCCCCATTACCAACATGATGGCCATGACTCAAAGTGTACGAGTAGATTCTCCTATTGCGAGGCCTGAAATACGCCGTGTCACCGTAAACTACAGCATCAATGGGGCTGGAAGTTTTGTCTAAAGCTGAAGTATCACACTTGTTCCATTGCAACATATGGGGGAAATCACAGAGAAGTCCAGCTGCAAGGGATCAAGCAAAAATAAAACGCACCATGGGAAACACAAGTATATATAGAGCATGCATGAGTTCATTTAGTTGGGCTGTTGACTGGCAATGGACATGTAATCACCTGATGGCATGTGCTGCTGAGTACGAGTTTCAGTCGGTTGTGGCACATCCTCTGGTACACTGAGGGTTCGTGGCTTTAGAGTGACTGCAACTGGCACAGTGATCATGATACCTCTGGATTGGGCTGCGTAACATTAACCGGCATGATAGAATGTATGCAGTGTTTTATGACGGTGAAGGGGGCACAGTCAGACACTGCATGGCTCAGAGGCTTACATAGAATTATAGTGCAATTAtatataagctataattataggcttgatactataattatgacaagaCATACATGCAGCCTACCTATATCTTCAGCAAGTTTTCTCTGGTCTACAGATCGCGAACAAAGAGCTTGGACGATATTCTGCCAGGTTGTTGATCGACTATTTCGCAGCCAATGAGACAACATCTCTCGTAGACAATCCGTACACCCCAAACTTCGAAAAGTAGCTCGTATTTGTCTCAAAGTAGGTTCACGAACATTTAAAGCCAGGCCAATGTTGTACCACTTATCTCCAGCATCAATAAGGATATTTAAAACATCATGCAGATTGTCAATAGAGAGCACGTTTCCTCCTATTGTACAATCATGCAGTCTCCACTGGACTGAGGGGAAACGGTGTATCATCAGACTCTGTCATACTAGCTTGAAGAAGGGATCTGATAAACAGCTCACAAAATTATACTAGCacttgctatatatatagatttaATAGCACACTATAACCAATAGTACTTTTACAGATATTATAAGATTACATCAGCTACTAGCTAGTCTGTAGTGTTGGTGGTGTGTGAGCACCTTTATAGAGATTGTGAATCTATACTAATTACACATGCCTCTGGTGAGTCATGCAACAAAACAACCATgcattcactataattatacacatgcatgtggtgGATACCCTGGGAATATTGATCCTTGAAATTCAAGCTCAGATCAAGCCAAACCACTAATTAACACAAATGTACGTCTACAACAACAGCAAAATG
This region of Halichondria panicea chromosome 12, odHalPani1.1, whole genome shotgun sequence genomic DNA includes:
- the LOC135344895 gene encoding uncharacterized protein LOC135344895 isoform X2: MADKPTTAGPCKCSNCNCGPDCQCGDKCTGGESGCCLCVCKRCAGADCKCGPNCKCPKKGIDCCVAGPCKRTDCKCPDYQCGDKCDGNCCPCVCKGCAGADCKCGPNCKCPKKGIDCCVAGPCKCTDCKCGPDCQCGDKCTGNCCPCVCKGCAGADCKCGPNCKCPKKGIDCCVAGPCKCSNCNCGPDCQCGDKCTAGESGCCLCVCKRCAGADCKCGPNCKCPKKGIDCCVAGPCKRIDCKCGPDCQCGDKCAGNCCPCVCKGCAGADCKCGPNCKCPKKGIDCCVPK
- the LOC135344895 gene encoding uncharacterized protein LOC135344895 isoform X1, which codes for MADKPTTAGPCKCSNCNCGPDCQCGDKCTGGESGCCLCVCKRCAGADCKCGPNCKCPKKGIDCCVAGPCKRTDCKCPDYQCGDKCDGNCCPCVCKGCAGADCKCGPNCKCPKKGIDCCVAGPCKCSNCNCGPDCQCGDKCTGGESGCCLCVCKGCAGVDCKCGPNCKCPKKGIDCCVAGPCKCADCKCGPDCQCGDKCTGNCCPCVCKGCAGADCKCGPNCKCPKKGIDCCVAGPCKCSNCNCGPDCQCGDKCTAGESGCCLCVCKRCAGADCKCGPNCKCPKKGIDCCVAGPCKRIDCKCGPDCQCGDKCAGNCCPCVCKGCAGADCKCGPNCKCPKKGIDCCVPK